A single window of Chloroflexota bacterium DNA harbors:
- a CDS encoding SagB/ThcOx family dehydrogenase, with protein MNPVPLPPPATTGILSVETAISRRRSLRRYSPQPLTLAQLGQVLWACQGLTSGWKRAVPSAGATYPLELYGVVGKDGVEGLAEGIYHYEPEAHALHLLASGDKRAELAAAALNERFLREAPVDLVVCAIYERTTAQYGKRGEMYVHFEVGHIGQNVHLQALALGLGTVMVGAFDDEEVSRVLGLEKATRPLYIMPLGRPR; from the coding sequence GTGAACCCCGTCCCCCTCCCCCCTCCCGCCACCACCGGGATCCTTTCGGTGGAGACGGCCATTTCCCGCCGCCGCTCCCTCCGGCGCTACTCCCCCCAGCCCCTCACCCTGGCCCAGCTAGGGCAGGTCCTCTGGGCATGCCAGGGCCTCACCAGCGGCTGGAAGAGGGCCGTCCCCTCCGCCGGGGCCACCTATCCCCTGGAGCTCTATGGGGTCGTGGGCAAAGACGGGGTGGAGGGCCTGGCAGAAGGCATCTACCACTATGAGCCGGAAGCCCACGCCCTCCACCTTCTCGCCAGCGGGGACAAGAGGGCAGAGCTGGCCGCCGCCGCCCTGAACGAGAGGTTCCTCCGGGAGGCGCCGGTGGACCTGGTGGTCTGCGCCATCTACGAGAGGACCACGGCCCAGTACGGCAAGAGGGGGGAGATGTATGTCCACTTTGAGGTGGGACACATAGGACAGAATGTCCACCTCCAGGCCCTGGCCCTGGGCCTGGGCACCGTGATGGTGGGGGCCTTTGATGACGAGGAGGTCTCCCGCGTCCTGGGCCTGGAAAAAGCTACCCGACCCCTGTATATTATGCCCCTGGGTCGGCCCCGCTAG
- a CDS encoding RtcB family protein: MPRWEGPLKKRDDYRWEIPQSYKPGMLVPGLIYSSEALLEETKEEQALEQVANVAFLPGIVSYSMAMPDIHWGYGFPIGGVAAMRARDGVISPGGVGYDINCGVRLLTTSLSREEVQPKIEELVNRLYSDIPSGLGTSGRIRVDKRELDKVLLHGARWAVEKGYGWAEDLEATEESGAMKGADPDRVSARAKDRGLPQIGTLGSGNHFLEVGVLEEVYDPAAARAMGIERVGQVLLLIHSGSRGLGHQVCDDYLKVMEEAARRYGIQLPDRQLACAPFSSPEGQSYFAAMASAANYAWANRQAMAHWARESFSQVFKRSPQELGMRMVYDVAHNIAKVEEHRVDGQKLTLVVHRKGATRAFPPGHPDVPARYQKVGQPVLIPGDMGRYSFVAVGTEQGMKEAFGSTCHGAGRLQSRAAAKRSLRGHDVAQELARRGITVKTGSWSGLAEEFSSAYKDVAQVVEVAHNAGLSRKVAKARPIGVVKG; the protein is encoded by the coding sequence ATGCCTCGCTGGGAGGGGCCCCTGAAGAAAAGGGACGACTATCGCTGGGAAATACCCCAGAGCTACAAGCCGGGGATGCTGGTCCCCGGCCTCATCTACTCCTCCGAGGCCTTGCTGGAAGAGACAAAAGAGGAGCAGGCGCTGGAGCAGGTGGCCAATGTGGCCTTTCTCCCCGGGATAGTAAGCTACTCCATGGCCATGCCCGATATCCACTGGGGCTACGGCTTCCCCATCGGGGGGGTGGCCGCCATGAGGGCCAGGGACGGTGTCATCTCCCCTGGCGGGGTGGGCTATGACATCAACTGCGGGGTCCGCCTCCTCACCACCAGTCTGTCCCGGGAGGAGGTCCAGCCCAAGATTGAAGAGCTGGTCAACCGCCTCTACAGCGATATCCCTTCAGGGCTGGGGACCTCGGGGCGGATAAGGGTGGACAAGAGGGAGCTGGACAAGGTCCTGCTCCACGGGGCCCGCTGGGCGGTGGAGAAGGGCTACGGCTGGGCGGAAGACCTGGAGGCCACAGAAGAAAGCGGTGCCATGAAGGGGGCCGACCCGGACAGGGTCAGTGCCCGGGCCAAAGACCGGGGTCTGCCCCAGATAGGCACCCTGGGCTCCGGTAACCACTTCCTGGAGGTGGGGGTCCTGGAGGAGGTCTACGACCCGGCGGCCGCCAGGGCCATGGGCATTGAGCGGGTGGGGCAAGTCCTGCTCCTTATCCACTCCGGCTCCCGGGGCCTGGGCCACCAGGTATGTGATGACTACCTGAAAGTGATGGAGGAGGCTGCCCGCCGCTACGGCATACAGCTCCCCGACCGCCAGTTGGCCTGTGCCCCCTTCTCCTCGCCCGAGGGCCAGAGCTACTTCGCCGCCATGGCTTCTGCCGCCAACTACGCCTGGGCCAACCGCCAGGCCATGGCCCACTGGGCCAGGGAGAGCTTCAGCCAGGTCTTCAAGAGAAGCCCCCAGGAGCTGGGGATGAGGATGGTCTATGATGTGGCCCACAACATCGCCAAGGTGGAAGAGCACAGGGTCGACGGACAGAAGCTCACCCTGGTGGTCCACCGCAAGGGGGCCACACGGGCCTTCCCCCCTGGACACCCCGACGTCCCTGCCCGCTACCAGAAAGTGGGACAGCCGGTGCTTATCCCTGGAGATATGGGCCGGTATTCCTTTGTGGCCGTGGGCACAGAGCAGGGGATGAAGGAGGCCTTCGGCTCCACCTGCCACGGGGCGGGGAGGCTGCAGAGCCGGGCCGCCGCTAAGAGGAGCCTGAGGGGACATGATGTGGCCCAGGAGCTGGCCCGCCGGGGCATCACGGTAAAAACAGGGAGCTGGTCCGGCCTGGCCGAGGAGTTCTCCAGCGCCTACAAGGATGTGGCCCAGGTGGTGGAGGTGGCCCACAACGCCGGCCTCTCCCGCAAGGTGGCCAAGGCCCGCCCCATCGGGGTAGTAAAGGGGTGA
- a CDS encoding archease, protein MGFEVIEHTADIGIVAHGKGLEEAFASAALGLFSLITDPETVKEITSRELVLQAEDPEGLLVEWLNGLIYLFDVENLLFSRFEFQEFQPTRLVARAYGEKADLSRHPIKIGVKAATHHMLKVEKGDGYRVQVLFDI, encoded by the coding sequence GTGGGGTTTGAGGTCATAGAGCACACCGCTGATATAGGCATTGTGGCCCATGGCAAGGGGCTGGAGGAGGCCTTCGCCAGCGCCGCCCTGGGCCTCTTCAGCCTGATAACCGACCCGGAGACCGTGAAGGAGATAACCAGCCGGGAGCTGGTATTGCAGGCCGAAGACCCGGAGGGGCTCCTGGTGGAGTGGCTCAACGGGCTCATATACCTCTTTGATGTGGAGAACCTGCTTTTCTCCCGCTTTGAGTTCCAGGAGTTTCAGCCCACCCGCCTTGTGGCCCGGGCCTACGGCGAGAAGGCCGACCTTTCCCGCCACCCCATCAAGATTGGGGTCAAGGCGGCAACCCACCACATGCTCAAGGTAGAGAAGGGGGACGGCTACCGGGTCCAGGTCCTGTTTGACATCTAG